The following are from one region of the Nicotiana tabacum cultivar K326 chromosome 3, ASM71507v2, whole genome shotgun sequence genome:
- the LOC107809630 gene encoding E3 ubiquitin-protein ligase RSL1, protein MEVDDDLHALFDEQRREIAAAETVDGDLLFAFQLQMQEAMSASNSKPAINGESIIGCNDVTTLFSEELLNYEQQFHDRQTAEAEMKKIEDDLNRRIHDQAFAREIQNVPEGEWKETGDHLHRPYGEGSSKGVAQNGNEDCFRVYVKGLMGEEVEEESVVVVVGTKQQQQQQLAVIGVAACDPSGILVFEVSKGLGENTTEVLNDEIVELKALIEGLDVAVMLGLKRVNVVLDSQTILQYVRGKLHPRNGNVAALVEQATSRLRKFTDCVPSLVSQNTVNFAIKLATDAIVSQVRGPPGSSLQKSITETCTICLQDTDVDHMFLINGCLHYYCFSCMNKHVEAKLLQGMLPECPHDKCKSVLKLDNCKKFLMPKLYDLMNERVKETTIPITEKIYCPNSKCSALMSKAEVQISAPNVFVGNEQVGARMCTKCRLHFCINCRVPWHQNMTCFDYRKLNPYLCVDDAKLKSLATKSLWRQCVKCNHIVSLGEGCYHIYCRCGHEFCYTCGAEWKNKKPTCSCPIWDERNIIYGNRPQPRRA, encoded by the exons atggaagtCGACGACGATCTTCACGCCCTATTCGACGAACAACGCCGTGAAATAGCCGCCGCTGAAACCGTCGATGGCGATCTCCTCTTCGCCTTTCAACTACAAATGCAAGAGGCTATGAGCGCTTCAAATTCAAAACCGGCCATTAACGGTGAAAGCATCATCGGATGTAACGATGTCACCACTCTTTTCTCCGAGGAATTATTAAACTACGAACAACAATTTCACGACCGTCAAACAGCCGAAGCGGAGATGAAGAAAATCGAAGACGATCTCAACCGTCGAATCCACGATCAGGCCTTCGCGCGTGAGATACAAAACGTGCCGGAGGGCGAGTGGAAAGAGACGGGGGATCATTTGCATAGGCCGTACGGTGAGGGTTCATCGAAAGGTGTGGCCCAAAATGGGAATGAGGATTGTTTTAGGGTTTATGTGAAGGGTTTAATGGGAGAAGAGGTTGAAGAAGAGAGTGTTGTTGTGGTTGTGGGaaccaaacaacaacaacaacaacaactcgcTGTGATTGGAGTTGCTGCGTGTGATCCCAGTGGTATTTTGGTGTTTGAAGTGAGTAAGGGTTTGGGTGAAAACACTACTGAAGTGTTGAATGATGAAATTGTGGAGCTGAAAGCGCTGATTGAAGGGCTTGATGTTGCTGTAATGCTGGGTTTGAAAAGGGTTAATGTTGTTTTGGATAGTCAAACTATCTTGCAATAT GTTAGGGGCAAGTTGCATCCGAGGAATGGTAATGTTGCTGCACTTGTTGAACAAGCAACTTCTCGTCTAAGAAAATTTACAGATTGTGTACCATCTCTTGTGTCACAGAATACCGTCAACTTTGCGATTAAACTTGCTACTGATGCAATAGTCTCTCAGGTTAGAGGACCACCAGGAAGTAGTCTTCAAAAGAGCATCACGGAGACTTGTACTATTTGTCTGCAAGATACTGATGTAGATCATATGTTTCTAATTAATGGTTGCCTGCATTATTATTGCTTTTCTTGTATGAATAAACATGTGGAAGCTAAACTCCTTCAAGGAATGCTACCTGAATGCCCTCATGATAAATGCAAGTCTGTGTTGAAATTAGATAACTGCAAAAAGTTCTTGATGCCCAAGCTATACGATTTGATGAATGAACGTGTCAAGGAAACTACTATTCCTATCACGGAAAAGATTTACTGCCCAAATTCTAAGTGTTCTGCATTGATGTCAAAAGCTGAGGTCCAAATTTCTGCTCCAAATGTCTTTGTGGGAAACGAGCAAGTTGGGGCTAGAATGTGCACGAAATGCCGTCTCCATTTCTGTATCAATTGCAGAGTTCCTTGGCATCAAAACATGACTTGCTTTGACTATAGAAAACTTAACCCTTACTTGTGCGTAGACGATGCAAAGCTCAAGTCTCTTGCCACAAAGAGTCTTTGGCGTCAGTGTGTAAAGTGCAACCACATAGTGTCTCTTGGCGAAGGTTGCTACCATATTTACTGCAG ATGTGGTCACGAGTTTTGTTATACATGCGGAGCTGAGTGGAAGAACAAGAAACCAACATGTTCCTGCCCAATATGGGATGAGCGAAATATCATTTATGGAAATAGaccccaaccaaggagagcctga